In Candidatus Micrarchaeum acidiphilum ARMAN-2, the genomic window ATCCGCTTACTGCAGTGACTAGAGATTTCGTCATTGCAGAGTCCCTTGATCCCATTGCGTGCATGAACATCTGCCTGGGCTCCATTCCGTCGAAGAAGCACGAAGTCACAAAGCCCTTCGCCTCCGGATTCTTGTCGTTCTTCTTGAAGTATGGCAGAACCCTGCCAGAGTATCCGCGCGTAGGCCTTCCGCCTCTGACCGACTGCTGGCCCAGGAACATGCTCATTTGTACCATGTTGAGTATGTTTCCCCTTGCGCCTATGGACGCCATCAGGTACGCGTTGTTTTTCTCGTCGAGAACCTTGCTAAGCGCCTTGCTCGCGGTGTTCCTTGCCTGGCTGAGCTGGGCCTGCAGCAGCATTTCCAGCGTCTGCTTCTTTGTATAACCGGGAAGCGGCTCTAGCTTGCCGTCCTTGTAGCTTTTCATGAGCTCGTATGCCTTTGTTTCGGCGTCCTTTATTATCTCAGCCTTCTCCCTGTTTACCTGCTCTGAGTTGTAGTAGTCCTTGACGCTTATGGTCAGCCCGTGCAGGTATGCCACGCGAAGCGCCAGCTTGTTGACTCTCAGTATGAACTGCTCGGTAACTTCTGGGCCGTAGTCGACGAAAAGCTTGCGTATGAGCTTGGCGCCCTCCTTTCCTATTATCTTGTCGTCTATTATTCCTTCCTCCAAAACGCCGTTCTTTATCACGACCTTTCCCCTGCTGGCCTTGCTTTCGAAGTTTATGCCCTTCGGAAGCAGCATTGAGAATATCGCCTTGCCGGAATAGGAGCCGTCTCTTTCTGCCTTCGGCAGCTCGTATATCCCTACATTTGAAAGCATCCTGCACGACTCCTCCTTGGAGAAGTAGGCATTGTCTTTCGTAAGCAGGTATATCCCGGCAATCTCGTCCTCTTCAGAGAATATTATAGGTTGTCCGTCCCTCGGCGAAAGCACGAGGTACTTTGGCTGCATCAGGTACCTGGCCTCGGCCTGGGCCTCCAAGGTTTGCGGCACGTGAAGGTTCATTTCATCGCCGTCGAAATCGGCGTTGTAAGGATACGCTATTGAAACGTGCAGGCGAAGGGTCTTGCCTGGAAGCACTTTTACCCTGTGCGCCATTATCGAAAGCCTGTGCAGCGTCGGCTGCCTGTTGAACAGCACTATGTCATTGTCTATTAGCTGCCTTTCAAGCACGTATCCCGGCTCGACTTCTTTTAGCAGCTCCTCCCTATTGAGATCCGACACCCTCTTCCTCATCCCGTCTTTTGTTATCACATTTACAACAGTGGGATACTCCTTGTTCTCCAGGAATTTCTTTGCGGCGTCAATGTTCCACTTCGTAACATATACCGGCACTGTCAGGTTTTCCGCCATCTTTATCGGTATGCCGACCTGGTTTACAGTAAGGCTTGAGTCCGATGAAATCACAGTCCTTGCCGAGAAGTTCACCCTCTTTCCGCTGAGGTTGTACCTGAGCCTGCCCTCCTTGCCCTTGAGCCTCTGCGCTATGGTCTTCAGAGGCCTTGTGCTCCTGTGCCTAGCTACCGGCACGCCCGGCGTCTCGTTGTTGAAGTACGTGGTAACGTGATACTGCAGAAGTTCCCAGAGGTCGTCGATTATTATCTGCGGAGCGCCTGCGTCTATGTCCTGCTCTAGCCTTTGGTTTATTCTCATTATTTCCACTAGCTTGTGCGTCAGGTCGTCTTCGCTCCTTTCTCCGGATTCCAGCGTTATTGAAGGCCTGACGTTTACCGGGGGCACCAGCAGCGCGGTAAGTACGAACCACTCCGGCCTCGCGGCCTTTGCGTCCATGTTGAACATTTTGAGGTCCTCGTCGGTTATCCCTGAAAGCCAGTCGCGGATTTCGTCCGGCTTCATCTTGTTGCCCTCAAGATAAAAGAATGTCGGCCTTTCGAACTTGAGCTTTCTTTTTGGAGCTCCGCAGTGCGGGCATTTTTTCACAGTCTTGAGCTTTTTCAGCACGCCGCCAAGGACTGCGTTCTTCTCTATTTCGTGCTGCTCGTCCTCGCTGTCGCTTACCACTAGGCTCTTCATGGCTTCTTTTGCCTCGCTTATCTGGTCTTCTCCGAGCAGTATGCGGTGGCAGCTCTCGCATGTTGACTGGAGCATGAAGTATATGCTCTTGGCAAATTCCGGGTGTATGACAGGCCTTATTAGCTCAAGATGGCCGAAGTGGCCTGTGCAGCTTTTGGCCCTGCCGCCGCAGGTCTTGCATTTCAGACCTGGGTCTATGACGCCCAGCCTCTGGTCCACGAGCCCTCCGTCTATTGGGTAGCCGTCCTCGTTGTAGGTATCAGGCACTATGAGCTTGGCCACGCTCATCTTCTTTATCATTTCGGGACTTATCGAGGTAAATTTTATATATTCTATTGTTTCTGCCTGCAATCAAACACCTTCAATCGCTTTTTAGCCTCGATCTCGCAAGTATGTGCATAGACTTGAGCTCGTCAAGCAGCAGCTTGAACGCATAGCTTATTTCTATTTCTTCGAGAT contains:
- a CDS encoding RNA polymerase alpha subunit, whose translation is MQAETIEYIKFTSISPEMIKKMSVAKLIVPDTYNEDGYPIDGGLVDQRLGVIDPGLKCKTCGGRAKSCTGHFGHLELIRPVIHPEFAKSIYFMLQSTCESCHRILLGEDQISEAKEAMKSLVVSDSEDEQHEIEKNAVLGGVLKKLKTVKKCPHCGAPKRKLKFERPTFFYLEGNKMKPDEIRDWLSGITDEDLKMFNMDAKAARPEWFVLTALLVPPVNVRPSITLESGERSEDDLTHKLVEIMRINQRLEQDIDAGAPQIIIDDLWELLQYHVTTYFNNETPGVPVARHRSTRPLKTIAQRLKGKEGRLRYNLSGKRVNFSARTVISSDSSLTVNQVGIPIKMAENLTVPVYVTKWNIDAAKKFLENKEYPTVVNVITKDGMRKRVSDLNREELLKEVEPGYVLERQLIDNDIVLFNRQPTLHRLSIMAHRVKVLPGKTLRLHVSIAYPYNADFDGDEMNLHVPQTLEAQAEARYLMQPKYLVLSPRDGQPIIFSEEDEIAGIYLLTKDNAYFSKEESCRMLSNVGIYELPKAERDGSYSGKAIFSMLLPKGINFESKASRGKVVIKNGVLEEGIIDDKIIGKEGAKLIRKLFVDYGPEVTEQFILRVNKLALRVAYLHGLTISVKDYYNSEQVNREKAEIIKDAETKAYELMKSYKDGKLEPLPGYTKKQTLEMLLQAQLSQARNTASKALSKVLDEKNNAYLMASIGARGNILNMVQMSMFLGQQSVRGGRPTRGYSGRVLPYFKKNDKNPEAKGFVTSCFFDGMEPRQMFMHAMGSRDSAMTKSLVTAVSGYMQRRLINAMQDFYVDKDLSVRDASGALIQTLYGGDGVDPTMELAKNE